Within Amycolatopsis sp. FDAARGOS 1241, the genomic segment GACCTCCCGCTTGTGTGGACGTCGCTGCTGGTCGGCGCGATCCCACGCCAGGGCAAAACGTTCGCGGCCCGGCTCGCCGCATCCGGGCTGATCCTGGACGCGTGGGTGCGGCTGTACGTAGCGGATTTCAAGGCGGGGAAGGACTGGGACGCCGCCGGCCACGTCGCCTACCGGTTCATGTCGGGTGACGAGTCCGAACACGTGCTCACGCTCGTGGATTGGCTGGTGGAGCTGGTCGGCGAGGTCCAAGGCCGCTACCGGCGCATGCGCGACCTGGACGACCTGACCTGCCCCGAGTCGAAGGTGACACCGGAGATGTCCAGGGACTCCGCCCTGAACATGCCGATCACGGCAGTGTTCATCGATGAGGTCCAAGTTCCATTGGAGGATCGGACTCCCGTCGCGGTGCAGGGAAGGAAGCTCACGGCGGGCGAGTACATCGGCGAACTGCTCACCTGGCTGGCGAAGAAGGGACCAGCTGCCGGGATCGTGCTGGTCCTGGCGACCCAGCGGCCGGACTCGAAGACCATCCCATCCGGCCTCCGGGCGGTACTGGGCTCACGCTTCGCGCTCCGGGTGATGGACTGGCGTGACTCGAACATTGTGCTGGGCGAACAGATGAACACGAGAGGGTACGACTCCAGCCGGCTGCTGCCGTCGCACAAGGGCGTCGGCATCCTCCGGCCGGATGGCGACACGGCCGCAGGTGCGGACCTGCTAGCGATGACCGTCCGCACGTACTACATGCCGAACGAGGATTGGCAGGCCATCTGCCAGCAAGGTCGGGCGCTCCGAGAAGCCGCCGGGACGCTCGCCGGTCACGCCACCGGGCAGGACACCGTGCCGAATCTCGACCACTCGGCCGTGGCGCGTGCGATCGGTGCAAGCGACTCGTTGGGAGGCGACACGACGCAGCCAGCCGAGCTCCCGGAACCGCTGGCATCGGTCGTGTGCTACCTGGGTGAGGACGTCGATAGCCGCACCTTCGTTCCGACAGCGGAGCTGGTCGAAGCACTCGAAGTCGAACCGACCGCGTTCGGCCGCCAGATGGGCGAACACGGGTGCAGCCCGACCCGCGAGCGCGTACCCGGCGCCGACGGCGAAGTGAGGCGAGTCCGGGGCTACCTGGTCGCCGACGTACGCGCCGCTGTCGAACGAGCGCTAACGGCTGCGGAGTCCCGCGACGAGAGGGACATCTATGACAGCTGACGAGGTCCCGGACACCGGGGATGCCGAGGTACCGCCCCAGCGCACCACGTCGCAGATCAGTGAGGAGTCCCGTGCCTACTGGCGCCCCATCGTTGCAGCGATGGAACCGATGACTGATGAGGACATCGCCGACGTCGCGGAGGTCATTCGGAGGAGTCGCGCGCGTAGGTTTCAGGAGGAGCAATCGTCGTGACACACGAGAGGTGCCCGGGAACCTCGTCCCGGGCACCTCTTACTTCTTGGTCTTGTACTTTCTAGGAGCGGTCGTTCCCCCTCTGCGCATGCCAAATCGCAACGACGTTGGCAAATTCCTCGGAGTCGTGCACCTGCAACCGCGTCCGGTCGAAAACTCGCCGACCGCTCAGGTCACCCGGCATCACGCACAGTTTGTCCAAACCCAACGCCTTGGTCAGCATTGCACGGCGCACCGCCACATCGCCGCCAAGCCATTCGGCTTCAAGCTCCGCTGAGGATTGCGCTTCTGTCGGACCTGCGGTGGCTCCAGCGGACAGCGTCTCGCGTTCGGCGTTCAGGCGGGCAAGATCCGCCGCAAGCGGCTCGTTCGCCACGTCGAAGGCATCAAGCGTGATCTTCCTCCGGCCCAGTCGTTCGGACAGGCTCCTTTGCAGGGTTTCAACTTCGCTGATCTCCTGTGCGATGGCCTTGAGCCGTTCGCCCTCCTGCTCCACCACACTCGCCAAGCGCGCCGCCTGACGTTCGTCGGAGAGCCGAGCAACTGTGAACGCGAGCAGTTCCGCGTCGACCCTCGCTCGATCGACAAAGATCTTCCCGCACCCACGTCGGTGGCGAGCGCAGATGTAGGCACTGCGCGGTGTTCCGTCGGCGTAGAAACGCTTCTGATCCTTGCGGCCAGTCAGCTTGGACCCGCACCTACCACAACGAAGGATCCCCGTGCCGATGTAGGACAGCCCAGGAACGCGCCCACGTTTCCGCCCTGCGAAGAAGGCTTGCAGCCGATCGTAAGTGCGCTTGTCGAGAATGGGCTCGCCTTCGAGCCTCCCGACGATCTTGCCGTCGTGAACCAGGTGACCACCGAGCGAAGCGCGCTTCAACGTTGCGACAACCGTCGCGGGGATCCACTCCAGTCCGTAGACAGAGTGGATACCCGCCGCGTTCCACTGGTCAGCCACCTTCTTGCCGGAACCGCCTTCGGACAGCAGCAGTGTTGCCGCGTCGCGGAGCGCTTGCCGCTCCCGTTCGACCAGCTCCGCGGAGACCTCCGGGCGGTCCGCCTTCGTCTCGCCTTCCGCAGGAACCCACGTCAGGTCTTTCCCGGGAAATCCGAACCGACGGGGACCACCCGTTTCCCGCCCCTGCGACCTGAACGTCTCAAACCGCCGCTTCAGCCGTCGCGACGTGTCGTCGCTCGACCGCGCTGCGTGCGCGACCTCGATCCGAAGGATGAACCGGTCATCCGGGTCGGCCAGATCACGCGCGCCGTGCGCAGAGAAGACCTTGTAACCGTTCTCAGCGAGGTCAATGAGCGCTTCCAGGTCGCGCGGCTGCCTGAACAGCCGGTCGGTGTGCCACACCACGCACCCGTCCGACTCCCCGGACTCGACCCTGGCGAGAAGGGTCTCCCAACCCTTCCGGCGAACGCCTCGCTTCCACGCCGACAGCCCGTCGGACAGCTCAAGCCCGAGCGTGCCGCCCACCCGACCGATCACCTTCCGATTGTCGGCATGCTGGGTTTCGATCTTCTCCAGCTCCCCGGTCTCCGGCACCTGCGACAGTCGCCCGTAGGAGTCCAGGACCAGCCGCCCAGGCTCCCCACCAGCGCTAACCTCGTCCTTGTTGACCATGCCCACCACGGTAGGTCAACAAAAGAAGGTCCGCCAAGCGTGCCTTGACACGGGGTCGGCGGCCGTGTTTTGGCTTCGGATCGAGGTGCCGGGCGGGGGCTGGGTGCATCCTTGTTGCGTAGTTTGGTGGCGGTTGCGTAGGTGGGGTGCGTCGCCGTTCGAGGTGGTGGGTGGGGCTTCGCGCATTTTCGTTGCATCGTTGGGCTGCGTAAGTGGGTTTGCGTCGCTTTGGGGTGTGGTTGGTGGTGGGAGCGGGGCGCTTTGCGTTGTCGGTCGGTGGTTGCGTAGTGGTGAGTCACGTGGCCGGTCGAGTGTCGAGGAACGCCGTTACGGCGGGGTCCGGTTCGGTGCTGCGGTGCAGGAGGTCGAAGTCGACGGTGAGGTCCGGGTCCGTCAGCGGCCGGTACTCGACGTCGGGGACGGCGGCGCGTTGCACGCCGGCCGGGACGATTGCGGCGCCGGCGGAGACGAGGGCGAGGACGGTCAGGGTGGTGTCCGCGCGGTGGCGGGCCGGGGTGGGCCGCAGTGTCAGCGCGGCTTGGGACAGCACTTCGGCCGCTGTGTTGTCCCGGTTGTCGCCGAGGGAGTATTCGATCAGCTCCTCGCCGAGGAGGTGGTCGGCGGTCAGCTTCCGGTGCCGGGTCAGGGCGTGCCCGGTGGGAAGGGCCACCGGGAACGACAGGGACCCGATGTGCGCCGAGGCCAGCCGGGGTTCGGTGGGTGGTGCGGGGAGGGCGCTGAAGCCGACGTCGAGCTCGCCGGCGAGGATCGTGCAGCGCTGGCGGGCCGGGCCGGCTTCCCGGAGGTCGAGCCGGACGCGGGGCCGGGCGGTGTGGAACGCGCGGAGCTGCCCGGCCAGCAGGTCGCCGAGCACCGTCGCGCCGGCGACACCGATCCGCACCCAGCCCGGTCTCGCCGGCCAGCGCCAGCCGGGCGGTGGTCTGGGCCTGGTCGGCCTGGGCCGGCACGCGGCGGGCTTCGACGAGGAACGCCCGACCGGCCGGCGTGAGGCTGGTCCGGCGCGCGCCGCGGTCGAACAGTGGCCCGCCGAGTTCGCGCTCCAGGTCGCGGACCTGCATGCTCAGCGTGGGCTGGACCACGTGCAGCCGGCTCGCCGCCCGGCTGAACCCGCCCTCCTCGGCGACGGCGACGAAGTACCTGAGGTACCGCAGCTCCATCGCGCCTCCTATCAGTGGCACTGATCCACGGATCAGAAGCAAGTGTTGGACTTTGTCGTCGCCCACACTCACCGTGGAGGGAGACCGCCAAGATCGAATCGAGGTGCCCGATGCGGATCGTCACGCTCGAAGAACACTGGTCCGACCAGGCGGTGTCCGCCGCGGCCTGGCCGAACTCGTCCCCGGGTACGAGGCCGTGTCCGGCGCGGGCACGGGGCTGCCCTACACCGAGCGGGCGGCCCTGATGCCGGACCTCGGCGCCGCCCGGATCGCCGACGTGGACCGCAACGGCATCACCACGCGGGTGCTCTCGTGCCTGAACACGTCCCTGCCGGCCGAGGTCGCGCCCGCGCTGACGCGGGCCGCCAACGACACCGCCGCCAAGGCGGTGCAAGCCCACCCCGGCCGGTTCGCGGCATTCGCCACGCTGCCCACGGCGGTGCCGGACGCGGCAGCCGACGAATTGCGCCGTTGCGTGTGCGAGCTCGGCTTCGTCGGCACGATGATCATGGGCCGCACCGACGGGCAGTTCCTCGACGAGCGTAGCTTCGACCCGATCCTGCGCGCGGCGAGCGAGCTGCCGGTGCCGATCCACCTGCACCCGGCCCCGCCGCCGATTGCGGTCAGCGAAGCCAACTATGCGAGCGACTTCGCCCCCGGCGTGTCCGCGGCGTTCCGGCCGGCGGCCCGGGGCCGGCACCAGGAGAGGCCGTGCACTTCCTGCACCTGGTTCTGTCCGGTGTCCTCGACCGCCACCCGGACCTGCAGTTCATCCTCGGGCACTGGGGCGAGTTCATCCCGTTCTACCTCGACCGGCTCGACGAGGCGCTGCCGGCGCGGCTGACCCGGCTCGACTGCACGTTCCGGGAGCACTTGCGGCACAACGTGTTCATCACGTCCAGCGGGATGTTCAGCCCGGCGCAGCTGCGCTACAGCGTGGACACCGTCGGCGCCGACCGCATCCTCTACTCGGCCGACTTCCCGTTGATCGGCAACGAAGGCGCCGCAGCGTTCCCGACCGAGGCGGAGCGGTCCGAAGAGGACAGGGCGAAGATCGCCCACGGCAATGCCGAGGAGCTCCTCGGCCTGAGCTAGGGCTCGCAGGTGATCTTCGGCTGCGGGTTGTAGCGCACCGTCCGGGTGTGGCGTGAGATCTCCCGGCCGGTCGACGCGTCCTTGAGCACCCGCGTGTCCGTGGTCGTGAAGCCGGGCGCGCCGTTGGATGCGTGACAGTTCTCGGCCGGGCCCGGTTTGGTCTCCGGCGGCGTCGGGTTGGTGTGCTCGCCCGGGATCGACTCGACGGTGTAGCGCTTGGTTCCCCACAGCTTCACCGTGATCGACGACGGCGTCCAGATCGTCTGGATCGCGATGCCGGTGCCGGAGTCGTTGGTGAATTTGAGATCGATGACGCTGGAACCGTCGGGGTTCTGGAAGACGGTGGCTTCGCGGGCCGCCGGGTAGCGGCTGATGTAGTAGCTGTGTTCCTTGTGCCCGGCGTCCTTCATGCCGGCGAAGTACGACGCGTTGTAGAGCGTGGTGGCGAACTGCGAGATGCCGCCGCCGACTTCGCGCGCCGGGGCACCGTTCTCGATCACGCCGGCCTCGACGTAACCCTGCGGTTTGCCGCGCGGCCCGGTGAACCCGTTGAGGCTGAAGGTTTCGCCCGGCTTCACGATGGCGCCGTTCACCTTCTGCGCCACCACGCGGATGTTCACACCCGAGTCGGCGGCGAACCCCTTCGTGGTGAACTCGCCGACGACCTCTTTCACGCCCAGCGCGTTGGCCTGCTCGGTGGTGACCTTCGCCGGGCTGTTCTTGTACACGGCCTTGAGCTCGCGCTGGTCCGCGCGCTTGAGCACGTCCGGCAGCGGCTTGAGGCTCGGTTCCCAGTCGACCGTCTTGCCATCGACGGACGGCTCGACAGCGGGCTTCCCGCCGCTGAACCCGATGGTCGCCTCCCGGCCCTGCTTCTCGGTGGACTTCAGCTGCGGCCCGGCGGCGTCGGCGAGCTTCTTCTGGTCCAGCTGCGGCGTGAGCCCGCCGCCGTCGGCCGGGGTGAACGTGAGCGCCGCCGCGATGTCGCGCGGCTGCAGCCTCGCGTCGGCGCCCTCGCCCTTGATCGTCACAGGCGCGGCGACCGCGGGCTTCGCGAACTGCTCCAGCGCCGCCTGCACGCCTTCAGGCGTCGTGCGCACCGGCGTCGGCACCACCGGCAGCGCGAGCTCCTCGCCCGACGCCCACTTGCCCAGCACGGCGGCCTTCGCGGCGGCGACGTCGAGCTTCTGCCCGGGCTGCGGCGGCACGGCGACGGGCGAGGTGCCGTCGAAACGCACCGTGCCCTCCACGGCGTCGCGATCGACCCGGCCGCGCAGGTCCTCCAGCGCCGGGTCGAGCAGGTCGCCCTCGGCGTGGGACACGACGCCGACCTCGCGAGTGGTGAAGAACGACGCGAGCCGGGTGAACGGGTTCAGCGGCTGGTCACCGGCCTGGTCCAGGGTGGCGGACCAGTCGAGGCGCAGGCCCGCGAGCGTCGGCGACAGCGTGGTGCGCGCCGCCCCGGCGGTGACGGTGAGCGGCCGCGTGAGCCGCGGTTCGATCGTGCCGCGCAGCTCGCGTTCGGCCACCGGCCGGTCGAGGCCGCCGACGTCGACACCCGCCACGGTGACCCCGCGCGGCACGCTGCCCTGGCTGGTCAGCAGGTCGATCAGGTACACGACGAGCAGGACCGCCAGCACGCCACCGGTGATCCACCCGGCCTTGCGCAGGCCCGGGCGCGGCTCGCGCTCGGCACCGGGCGGTTCGGTCCCGGCCGAAGGTGCGACAACCGGTAGGACTTCCGTTTGCTGGTCGTCGTCGGACTCCGGCCAGCGCGGTTCGTACGGCACCTGTTCGACCCTCCCGTTGCTGCGTCCCGCGCACAGGGTACGGGCTGAGCCGGACATGCCGGACTAGTGCCCCTTGGAGGAACAAACCGGTCAGCGGGCGTCGGGTTCCGGGTTGGCGCCCGCGCGGGCCAGGAAGTCGAAGTCACAGCCCTCGTCGGCTTGGGTGATGTGCTCGGCGTACAGGGCACCGTAACCGCGCTCGAACCGCGGCGCAGGCTGAGACCAATCGGCCCGCCGCTTCTCCAGCTCCTCGTCGTCGACCTCGAGCCGCAGCGTGCGGGCCGGCACGTCGAGCGTGATGAGGTCGCCGTCGCGCACCAGCGCGAGCGGGCCGCCGACGTGCGACTCAGGGGCCACGTGCAGCACGCACGCGCCATAGGACGTGCCGCTCATCCGGGCGTCGGAGATGCGCACCATGTCCCGCACGCCCTGTGCGAGCAAGTGGTCGGGGATCGGCAGCATGCCGTACTCGGGCATGCCGGGGCCGCCGAGCGGGCCGGAGCCGCGCAGCACGAGCACCGAATCGGCCGTGATGCCGAGTGCTGGGTCGTTGATCCGCTTCTTGAGGTCCGCGTAGTCGTCGAACACCACGGCGGGGCCGGCGTGTTCGAGCAGTTCCGGCGTCGCGGCGATGTGCTTGATCACCGCACCGGAGGGCGCGAGGTTGCCGCGCAGCACGGCGACCCCGCCCTCCGTCGCGACGGGGTTGTCGCGCGGCCGGATCACGTCGTCGTTGTGCACGCGGGCGCTCTCCAGCGTTTCGGCGAGCGTGCGGCCGGAGACGGTGACGCGGTCGGTGTGCAGCAGGTCCGTCAGCCGCGACAGCAGCCCGGGCAGGCCGCCGGCGTAGTAGAAGTCCTCCATCAGCCAGTCGCCGCCCGGGCGGATGTTGGCGAGCACGGGCACGCGGCGCGCGATCTCGTCGAAGTCGGCCAGGCTGAGCGACAGGCCGCTGCGCCCGGCCATCGCGATCAGGTGGATCACGGCGTTGGTCGAGCCGCCGAGCGCGAGCACGGTGGTGATGGCGTCGGCGTACGCGCGCTCGTCGAGCACCTTCGTGATGGTCAGGTCCTCCCACACCAGCCCGACGGCCCGGGCCCCGCTCGCGGCCGCCATCCGGTGGTGCGCCGAGTCGACGGCGGGGATCGACGCCGCGCCCGGCAGCGTGAGGCCGAGCACCTCGGCGGCCGACGTCATGGTCGACGCCGTGCCCATCGTCATGCAGTGGCCCGGGGAGCGGGCGAGACCGCGCTCCAGTTCGGACAGCTCGTGATCGCCGATCGTGCCCGCGCGGCGCTCGTCCCAGTACTTCCACATGTCGGTGCCGCTGCCGAGCACCTCGTCGCGCCAGTGGCCGCGCAGCATCGGCCCGGCCGGCACGAAGATCGCGGGCAGCCCGGCGCTCGCCGCGCCCATCAGCAGCGCGGGGGTGGTCTTGTCGCAGCCGCCCATCAGCACCGCGCCGTCGATCGGGTAGGAGCGCAGGGTCTCCTCGGTCTCCATCGCCAGCAGGTTGCGGTAGAGCATGGGCGTGGGCTTCTGGTAGGTCTCCGACAGCGTCGCCACCGGGAACTCCAGCGGGAACCCGCCCGCCTGCCACACGCCGCGCTTCACCTGTTCGGCTCGCTCGCGCAGGTGCAGGTGGCACGGGTTGATGTCACTCCACGTGTTGAGGATGCCGATCACCGGTTTGCCGAGGTGCTCCTGCGGCTCGTAACCGAGCTGCCGGGCCCGGGCGCGGTGGCTGAAATTCCGCAGCTCGTCGCCGCCGAACCAG encodes:
- the araD gene encoding L-arabinonate dehydratase, with product MKAPEDLRSHRWFGGDELRNFSHRARARQLGYEPQEHLGKPVIGILNTWSDINPCHLHLRERAEQVKRGVWQAGGFPLEFPVATLSETYQKPTPMLYRNLLAMETEETLRSYPIDGAVLMGGCDKTTPALLMGAASAGLPAIFVPAGPMLRGHWRDEVLGSGTDMWKYWDERRAGTIGDHELSELERGLARSPGHCMTMGTASTMTSAAEVLGLTLPGAASIPAVDSAHHRMAAASGARAVGLVWEDLTITKVLDERAYADAITTVLALGGSTNAVIHLIAMAGRSGLSLSLADFDEIARRVPVLANIRPGGDWLMEDFYYAGGLPGLLSRLTDLLHTDRVTVSGRTLAETLESARVHNDDVIRPRDNPVATEGGVAVLRGNLAPSGAVIKHIAATPELLEHAGPAVVFDDYADLKKRINDPALGITADSVLVLRGSGPLGGPGMPEYGMLPIPDHLLAQGVRDMVRISDARMSGTSYGACVLHVAPESHVGGPLALVRDGDLITLDVPARTLRLEVDDEELEKRRADWSQPAPRFERGYGALYAEHITQADEGCDFDFLARAGANPEPDAR
- a CDS encoding amidohydrolase family protein; this translates as MPDADRHARRTLVRPGGVRRGLAELVPGYEAVSGAGTGLPYTERAALMPDLGAARIADVDRNGITTRVLSCLNTSLPAEVAPALTRAANDTAAKAVQAHPGRFAAFATLPTAVPDAAADELRRCVCELGFVGTMIMGRTDGQFLDERSFDPILRAASELPVPIHLHPAPPPIAVSEANYASDFAPGVSAAFRPAARGRHQERPCTSCTWFCPVSSTATRTCSSSSGTGASSSRSTSTGSTRRCRRG
- a CDS encoding VanW family protein: MPYEPRWPESDDDQQTEVLPVVAPSAGTEPPGAEREPRPGLRKAGWITGGVLAVLLVVYLIDLLTSQGSVPRGVTVAGVDVGGLDRPVAERELRGTIEPRLTRPLTVTAGAARTTLSPTLAGLRLDWSATLDQAGDQPLNPFTRLASFFTTREVGVVSHAEGDLLDPALEDLRGRVDRDAVEGTVRFDGTSPVAVPPQPGQKLDVAAAKAAVLGKWASGEELALPVVPTPVRTTPEGVQAALEQFAKPAVAAPVTIKGEGADARLQPRDIAAALTFTPADGGGLTPQLDQKKLADAAGPQLKSTEKQGREATIGFSGGKPAVEPSVDGKTVDWEPSLKPLPDVLKRADQRELKAVYKNSPAKVTTEQANALGVKEVVGEFTTKGFAADSGVNIRVVAQKVNGAIVKPGETFSLNGFTGPRGKPQGYVEAGVIENGAPAREVGGGISQFATTLYNASYFAGMKDAGHKEHSYYISRYPAAREATVFQNPDGSSVIDLKFTNDSGTGIAIQTIWTPSSITVKLWGTKRYTVESIPGEHTNPTPPETKPGPAENCHASNGAPGFTTTDTRVLKDASTGREISRHTRTVRYNPQPKITCEP
- a CDS encoding LysR family substrate-binding domain-containing protein, encoding MRIGVAGATVLGDLLAGQLRAFHTARPRVRLDLREAGPARQRCTILAGELDVGFSALPAPPTEPRLASAHIGSLSFPVALPTGHALTRHRKLTADHLLGEELIEYSLGDNRDNTAAEVLSQAALTLRPTPARHRADTTLTVLALVSAGAAIVPAGVQRAAVPDVEYRPLTDPDLTVDFDLLHRSTEPDPAVTAFLDTRPAT
- a CDS encoding recombinase family protein, coding for MVNKDEVSAGGEPGRLVLDSYGRLSQVPETGELEKIETQHADNRKVIGRVGGTLGLELSDGLSAWKRGVRRKGWETLLARVESGESDGCVVWHTDRLFRQPRDLEALIDLAENGYKVFSAHGARDLADPDDRFILRIEVAHAARSSDDTSRRLKRRFETFRSQGRETGGPRRFGFPGKDLTWVPAEGETKADRPEVSAELVERERQALRDAATLLLSEGGSGKKVADQWNAAGIHSVYGLEWIPATVVATLKRASLGGHLVHDGKIVGRLEGEPILDKRTYDRLQAFFAGRKRGRVPGLSYIGTGILRCGRCGSKLTGRKDQKRFYADGTPRSAYICARHRRGCGKIFVDRARVDAELLAFTVARLSDERQAARLASVVEQEGERLKAIAQEISEVETLQRSLSERLGRRKITLDAFDVANEPLAADLARLNAERETLSAGATAGPTEAQSSAELEAEWLGGDVAVRRAMLTKALGLDKLCVMPGDLSGRRVFDRTRLQVHDSEEFANVVAIWHAQRGNDRS
- a CDS encoding cell division protein FtsK, with the translated sequence MTGEHGAELARAESRDVEHVGPILDGELIDDTLPQPRARKVRRRFVRWWLHSPRVPLWLKSKPQSIQACKDAIACVVKAPWRYVGAVVRGLVVGARWWRNWVKVRDYRTAAEESEKLADKFTEIRELTQFRWKVTGAVLAVSALAVAVTDLVYGPDPLWIAGAVLSVALAILGRRKDGSPGRKPALAGPRTLTWTMDPQILVDAFRDAKLIGKDESLRLVERATRVGDGWAITVDLPATRNAADVVKNRDALASALAVDEVQLIAERVRGNGGHAGRVSMWVADEDPYASPPLRTPLLGVTKWDAWRPVPFGRDARDRRIDLPLVWTSLLVGAIPRQGKTFAARLAASGLILDAWVRLYVADFKAGKDWDAAGHVAYRFMSGDESEHVLTLVDWLVELVGEVQGRYRRMRDLDDLTCPESKVTPEMSRDSALNMPITAVFIDEVQVPLEDRTPVAVQGRKLTAGEYIGELLTWLAKKGPAAGIVLVLATQRPDSKTIPSGLRAVLGSRFALRVMDWRDSNIVLGEQMNTRGYDSSRLLPSHKGVGILRPDGDTAAGADLLAMTVRTYYMPNEDWQAICQQGRALREAAGTLAGHATGQDTVPNLDHSAVARAIGASDSLGGDTTQPAELPEPLASVVCYLGEDVDSRTFVPTAELVEALEVEPTAFGRQMGEHGCSPTRERVPGADGEVRRVRGYLVADVRAAVERALTAAESRDERDIYDS
- a CDS encoding amidohydrolase family protein, whose protein sequence is MQFILGHWGEFIPFYLDRLDEALPARLTRLDCTFREHLRHNVFITSSGMFSPAQLRYSVDTVGADRILYSADFPLIGNEGAAAFPTEAERSEEDRAKIAHGNAEELLGLS